One genomic region from Pristiophorus japonicus isolate sPriJap1 chromosome 27, sPriJap1.hap1, whole genome shotgun sequence encodes:
- the LOC139239509 gene encoding zinc finger protein 436-like, protein MEKPWECGDCGKRFNYPSELEVHRRSHTGERPFTCSVCGKGFTRSSDLLTHQRVHTGERPFTCSVCGKGFTRSSDLLTHQRVHTGERPFTCSVCGKGFTRSSHLLTHQRVHTGERPFTCSVCGKGFTRSSHLLKHQRIHTGERPFTCSECGKGFTQSSNLLTHQRVHTGERPFTCSDCGKGFSTLAHLLTHQRVHTGERPYTCAECGKGFTQLSTLLIHQRVHTGERPFTCSDCGMGFTTSSKLLTHQRVHTGERLFTCSECGKGFTRSSHLLRHQRVHTGERPFTCSDCGVGFTTSASLLTHQRVHIGERLFICSVCGKGFTHLFDLLRHQRVHKCLQGLDSAVIPD, encoded by the coding sequence atggagaaaccatgggaatgtggggactgtgggaagagattcaattacccatctgagctggaagttcatcggcgcagtcacactggggagaggccgttcacctgctccgtgtgtgggaagggattcactcggtcatccgacctgctgacacaccagcgagtacacactggggagaggccgttcacctgctccgtgtgtgggaagggattcactcggtcatccgacctgctgacacaccagcgggttcacactggggagaggccgttcacctgctccgtgtgtggtaagggattcactcggtcatcccacctgctgacacaccagcgagttcacactggggagaggccgttcacctgctctgtgtgtgggaagggattcactcggtcatcccaccttctgaaacaccagcgaattcacactggggagaggccgttcacctgctccgagtgtgggaagggattcactcagtcatccaacctgctgacacaccagcgagttcacactggggagaggccgttcacctgctctgactgtgggaagggattcagtacgttagcccacctgctgacacaccagcgagttcacactggagagaggccatacACCtgcgctgagtgtgggaagggattcactcagttatccaccttgctgatacaccagcgagttcacactggggagaggccgttcacctgctctgactgtgggatgggattcactacatcatccaagctgctgacacaccagcgagttcacactggggagaggctgttcacctgctctgagtgtgggaagggattcactcgatcatctcacctgctgagacaccagcgagttcacactggggagaggccgttcacctgctctgactgtggggtgggattcactacatcagccagcctgctgacacaccagcgagttcacattggggagaggctgttcatctgctccgtgtgtgggaagggattcactcacttattcgacctgctgaggcaccagcgagttcacaagtgcctGCAGGGTTTGGACTCTGCTGTTATCCCAGACTGA